GGCAGTGATGGGTCCTCTCCCCATATCACACAGCTTCACCCTCAACATGGCCCTAGACAAGCTACggagtttggagggagggggcatACACCATGTCATGTTCAAGGTGGAGGGACCCCCTCTGCAGGGAGGGCAATTGGTGGCTTTGGCCACTTGTCCACTCATGCCCCTGCCAGGCCTCAGGCTGCCCATCCCCTGGCAgtgcccaccccccactctctaTTTCCCTTTCAGGTCGCTGCAGTCTTCCTCTGGATACAGGCCGCTGCAAGGCAAGCTACATCAGATACTACTATGACAAAAAATCCAACAAGTGCACAGAATTTGTGTATAAGGGgttcaaagggaataggaatcGGTTCGATACTGAAGAGGAATGCCAGCTTTTCTGTGGGAAGAAAGGTAAGTTGTAAGAAGCCTCTCTGGGGCCACGGGTGGGCGGGTAGTAGGGtcgccagttccaggttgggaaatacctggagatttgggggttgaagcCTGAGTacggcggggttttgggaggggcttcaatggggtacagtgtcatagagtccaccttccaaagcagcccttttctccaggggaactgatctctatcgcctggagagcagttgtaatagcgggagatctccaggtaacacctggaggctggaaaccccaTTGAGTGAGTAGGAGGCTCGTTCTTTTGAAAAGGTTTGCAACAGGAAGAGTTTTTCAGGACTTGAATTTGGGTGAGCACAAGAGggcattaacccccccccccccacttacccTTACAGGAGCTCTGTTTGAATTACCAGCTGTCCTTTTTGCCTCTAGCATTTTTCCTTGTGGAGGTCTTGGGGAAATTCCTTTCTTATGCTCCTaaccccacctttttccccagCGGGGAGCctgcattattctcctctcctcacttttatcctcacagcagccctgcgaggtaggtgtgactggcccaaggtgccCATCCCATAAGagctggataaaatggaggagaagagaataatgtgaGCTGCCTGGCCCCAGGCTGCCCATCCCCTGGCGGCGCCCTTACTCTCTGCTTCCCTTTCAGGTGACTGCATGCTTCCTCCAGACCTGGGACGCAGCCTGGCAAGCTACATCAAATACCACTATGACCAGACGTCCGACAAGTGCATAGAATGTGTGGATGGGGGGTGCGAAGGGGATAACATCTGGTACAATACTGAAGAGGAATGCCAGCTTTTTTGTGGAAAGCCAGGTAAGTTGCAAGAAGCCTCTCTGGGGCCACGGGTGGGCGGGtggtagggtcaccagctccaggttgggaaatacctggagatttgggggttgaagcCTGAgtacggcggggtttggggaggggcttcaatggggtactgtgtcatagagtccacctttcaaagcggcccgtttctccaggggaactgatctctgtcacctggagatcagttgtgatagctggagttctccaggtcacacctggaggctggaaaccctactgggtgagTAGGGAGCTCTTTCTTTTGAAAAGGTTTGCAAGTTGGTTCTGCAACAGAAAGAAAGAGTTTTGCAGGACTTGAATTCGAGTGAGCAACAGAGGGCATTAAGCCCACCCCCCGACCCTTACCGACATGACAGGATCTCCGCCTGAATTACCAGCTGTCCTTTTTGCCTCTAGCATTTTTCCTTGTGGAAGTATTAAGGAAGTCTCTTTCTTATTCTCttaaccccacttttctccccagcggggagcCTGCATCATTCTCCGCTCCTCTCTTTtaccctcacagcagccctgagaggtaggttagagtgAGAGGTGTGACTGGCCATTCCTCTGGCAGTGCTGCCCCTCCCCTAGCAGTGCCCACTGCCCACTCTCTGCTCTTTTTCAGTTCAATGCATGTTTTCTCTGGACCCGGGCCGCTGCAGGGCAAGCTTCATCAGATACCACTATGACCAGACATCCGACAAGTGCAGAAGATTTGTGTACTGGGGCTCTGGGGGGAATATCAACCGGTTCAATACTGAAATGGAATGCAAGGTTGCTTGTGGGAGGAAATGTAAGTTGTACGAAGCCTCTCTGGGGCcacgggtgggtgggtggtagggtcgccaactcctggttgggaaatacctggtgatttggggggtgaGGCCTGAGAAGGAtgtggtttgtggaggggaggggcttcaatggggcctCAACGGGCCAGATATCtgatggtggactctgatctggagaacctggtttgattcccttttCAAAGTGACCCCTTTCCACATATGGGTGCCTTGGGATGGGCCAATCTTTCCagggtgttgtagtggttaagagcggtggtttggggcagaggactctgatctggagaacagtattcgatcctccactcctccacatgagcagcagaggctaatctggtgaactgggtttgtttccccactcctacacatgaagccagctgggtgaccttgggctaattacagttcgcttagtgctctctcagccccacctacctcacagggtgtctgttgtggggagatctccaactggggcctggagaccttccagaactagaactgatctccaggtaacacagatcagttccagtgggagtggggaatggctgctttggaagggggacctaCGGCATTACATCTCTGATAAGGTCACTCTCCTCCcaaagctcccccctccccccacccaaatctccgGAAATACCCCAAGCCTTAGCAGGGTCCATTCATATTGGTGCAAGGAATGCCCTTTTTAAAGTGACCCCTTTCCACATATGGGTCCCTGGGGATGGTCCTCCTAGCACTGAGGCGGCAGTGCTGACACCCCTGACTGCCTTCATGCAGGGCCCATTGCTTCAAAGTTCATGACTACCGGGAGGAGCATAGGGCTGTCGACTgggttcatcccaaactgaaaaaacagctgaattttccccgatttgtcggtttctagttcggatggaaccgaatccaaaagtacaacagcctcagtttagtcattttaggtttACCTCACACCTGAAAAGTGCACTTGGCACATGGGGGCACACGGGGAGAGGTGGCCCGAAAAGTGTTGTGAGGCATTCTCacagcttcatgtggaaaagctgCATGGTGGTCAGCTCTGGCCACGGTCTGCAAGCCGGTGGACTGAATCTGACTGTTTGCCTTTCTCTCCCAAGGAACAGTCAAGGATAGGAGGACGGAGGAAGCGGCGCCCGTCATGCCAACCCTCTCATCAGatatgcaaaaagaaaaacaatatgcTGAAACATAGCAACAGAACAACAGCATAGATGTCCACAATATATCATCAGAAATTGAACATCATAAATTAAACAGGCCCAAATGGGCTAACATTGCTTTAGTGTATACACACATTGATAATGGTTGTGTCCTATTTTGCCAGATAAGAAACTGCACTAATACATCACTTCACAATCTGTCCAGTATAACAAGGAAAGCTCTTGAACAACAAGTTATCCATAAATCAAATATTAATCCCAATTAGACAGTTGAAGAGCTGATGTAAGGAGGCAGATATCACAACCTGCTCAATGGTTAAGTTTATCAGGACGTTGACAGAAAACAAGATCGATGTAGTTGAAGGCAGTAGTCTTACTATTAGACATTTAACAAGCTGACTTGCAGCAGGGAAGAACATAAGTACAAAATAGCAAGATAGGAGCAGGAAAAAAACGGCAGTCCCGGAACATGTCTGTTTCATTGCAAGAAACTTCATCAGCCAAGGCTGCTCACTCAAGGTTGCAGTATTGAAAGTAAAATGCACATTGGCTGTCTGTCAGAtgcaggcgtctgtccctagacTTCCCATAAGCACaaacgctcaggcaggtgatccaaaccaatgctactttattaggagcaaaaagacacattaaagaagctgactgcctacACGCAGGTAAGGCTGCTAATGACTTCGGGTATGCGAGGTACaggttaaaagcattctaggcagggAAAGCAAAACAGTGAAGTTACTTCGAGATACTGATTCCCAGGAGGGAAGCCATAACATCATACATCCAAGATAATCAGAGGaaccgaaactgtacacaggattaaTGAGCATGAGAATTAGACCTTGAGAAGCAGCCAGGCTCTGGCCTTGAACTGAAGCCAGCCCCTGGCCTGCAAATGTCTTGAGCCTGTATTCCAGTAGGTAGCACGGACCTGACACTTTATTGTTTTTCACTTTGTACTGCAACCTTGAGAGAGCAACCTTGGTTGATGTTTCTTTATCCCTCTTAAAGACTGGTGTCCTATCCACGGAGCAGAGAtccgtccccctggagaaagtggagcaGGGATGTGCGGAAAGATGGAGTGACCCTGGGGGGAGGCCAGGGGAGGATTTCCGTCGCTGGTGCGCTAGGAGGGGACTTGCAGCATTCTAGAAGATTCCTCTACAGATTCTGTCCACAtgcattacttttgttttcttgatgttcagctgtagtcctgctttggcactttctcttttaactttcagcagtagtcgtttcaaatcttcactattttctgccaataatgtagtgtcatcagcaaatctcaaattattaatgttcctccctccaatttttactccactttcatctaaatctaatccagctttcctaattatatgttctgcatatagattgaagagatagggagataaaatacatccttgtctgacacctttgccaattggaaaccattctgtttctccatatgctGTTCTAACTggggcctcttgtccagagtacaggttgggcattaaaacgatcagatgtagtggcacacccatttcctttaaaaccagccatagcttttcatgatccacacagtcaaaagctttgctgtaatctatgaaacacaaactgattttcttctgaaattctctcgtatgctccagtaaccagcgtatatttgcaatatgatctctggtgcctcttccttttctgaaaccagcttgaacatcaggcatttctcgttccatatatggtaacagcctttgctgtctgtgggccattgttttgttttccatatctgttggcatattcttgtcaagattttgatggactcagtttctgtggcttggaatatctctattgatatcccatctgctcttggtgttttgtttctcccgattgctctcaatgcagctttcacttcactttctaaaactgtaggttcttcttcaaaagattcttcttggaaataatcttttatcctttcatctcttctgtatagttcttcagtgtattgttcccaccttttctttattttgtcctgttcagttaatgtatttccatgctgatctttcagcatgcctaaccgtgctttaaatttccctttgattttttggatcttgtggaacagatctcttgttggttcttgtgggttatctgggctgtgtaaccgtggtcttggtattttctttcctgacgttttgccagcagctgtggcaggcatcttgagaggagtaacactgagagacactgtccttcagtgttactcctctgaagatgcctgccacagctgctggcgaaacgtcaggaaagaaaataccaaaaccacggttacacagcccggataacccacaagaaccaatgaactctgaccgtgaaagccttcgacaagatcttccttttttgttgttctcttctatttctttacacttgtTATTATAATagatctctttgtctctacgtgcgagtcactggaacgttgcacttagagacactgtccttcagtgttactactctgaagatgcctgccacagttgctggcgaaatgtcaggaaagaaaattccaagaccacggttacacagcccggataacctacaagaaccaatgaacactgaccgtgaaagccttcgacaatatgttgcacttagacttttgattctctttctgtcaccttctacttttgcttctcgtctatctctggcaattttaagagtttcctcagacatccatcgaggtttctcttttcttttggctacaggaatagtctttgcacattcttccttgataatatctctagtttccccccatagttcttcaggtttacattcacttgaactcagtaatgcaaatctgttccttacatggtctttaaactcttccagaatacttcttagattgtattttggtgctatgaatgttttggtgtttttcttaagctttatcttgattttcgatattaacaattcatgatctgtaccacagtcggctcctggtcttgttttggccgagagaatagagcttctccatcttctgcttccaattatacagtataatctatttgatttctatactggccttctggtgatgtccatgtatacaatcgtctgtttggttgcctgaaacatgtgtttgcaatgaacagattgttgtcctcacagaattctacgaggcattctcctgcttcattccgtgctcctagcccaaatctgccaacaacatttgattctgctttgtttcctacttttgcattccaatcacctatgattatcagcatatcttgtttaggtatgtgatcaatttcttcctgaaaattggcataaaaagtttcaatttcttcctcatcagcatctgtagttggggcataaacttgaaggatgcttatgttgataggctttccctgaagtctgattgatattattcggtcagactttgcattatagctcctga
This Euleptes europaea isolate rEulEur1 chromosome 2, rEulEur1.hap1, whole genome shotgun sequence DNA region includes the following protein-coding sequences:
- the LOC130473426 gene encoding BPTI/Kunitz domain-containing protein-like — translated: MGLKVLFLGLLLLSDELLAQIGRGRCSLPLDTGRCKASYIRYYYDKKSNKCTEFVYKGFKGNRNRFDTEEECQLFCGKKGDCMLPPDLGRSLASYIKYHYDQTSDKCIECVDGGCEGDNIWYNTEEECQLFCGKPAALRGTVKDRRTEEAAPVMPTLSSDMQKEKQYAET